The Streptomyces sp. NBC_00286 nucleotide sequence GCCGCCGCCGGGACGGGGAGTGGCGGTCCTCGGCACCGGGTTCTCCAGCATGATCTCCAGCTCCTTACCGGTCACCTCGATCCGCAGGGCCACGGTGACGTGGTCGCCCGCGTGCTTGAGGGCGTTGCTCAGCCCTTCCTGCACGATGCGGTACGCCTCCCGGGAGACGAGCGGCGCCAGCGTCTCGGGGTCCGCCGCCACGGTGGCCGTCACGCGGAGACCGCCCGCCCGGGTGCGGAGCAGCAGTCCGTCGAGGTCGGCGAGAGTGGGTGCCGGGGACTTGCCAGCGCCCTCGTCGTCCCTCAACACGCCGAGTACGGCATCGAGTTCGCCCACCGTCCGGCGCGTGGTGTCCTCGATCGCGGCCAGCGCCTGGCGGACGAACTCCGGGTCGCTGTCCAGCACCCGGCGGGCCGCGCTCGCCTGGAGCGTGACGGCGCTCAGCGCGTGCCCGACGGAGTCGTGGAGCTCCCGCGCGAGCCGGTTGCGTACGGCGAGATCGGCGGCGCGGGCCTCGGCGGCGGCGAGCCGGTCCTCGGGCGTGGGCCCGAGCAGCTCGGGCGCCCAGCGGGCGAGCAGCGTACCGGCGCCCGCCGCGCACCCGGCGAGGGCCAACAGGCAGGCGACGCCCGCGACCGGCGAGAGCGCCAACACCCAGGTGTGGTCGAAGACTTCGGGCAGTCCGGAGTCGCGCAGCTCTTTGAAGACGGGCAGCACGATCAGCACCACCGCGAAGGGCGGCACCGCGAGCGACATCCCGGCGATGACCCCGCCCAGCCCCACGTGCAGCGTGAACCACGCCGCCGTACGCCCCTTCGCCGCCCCTGTCCGCGCGGGTCCGTCGGCGAGCCGGTCGCCGTCGACGCCGCACAGGGCCCG carries:
- a CDS encoding sensor histidine kinase, coding for MSDFARALLRALFGRRTRRRWIHLILGGALVMPYVFVGEVVVSLAFGSQNGSGLLLPQLTAFAVGLPLAAITALFPLTRPMSVAAVRALCGVDGDRLADGPARTGAAKGRTAAWFTLHVGLGGVIAGMSLAVPPFAVVLIVLPVFKELRDSGLPEVFDHTWVLALSPVAGVACLLALAGCAAGAGTLLARWAPELLGPTPEDRLAAAEARAADLAVRNRLARELHDSVGHALSAVTLQASAARRVLDSDPEFVRQALAAIEDTTRRTVGELDAVLGVLRDDEGAGKSPAPTLADLDGLLLRTRAGGLRVTATVAADPETLAPLVSREAYRIVQEGLSNALKHAGDHVTVALRIEVTGKELEIMLENPVPRTATPRPGGGHGLRGIADRARLLGGTTETGAVDGVWRLHVRLPVERATTSEGPV